The Halorussus salinus genome includes a region encoding these proteins:
- the ctaD gene encoding cytochrome c oxidase subunit I, whose product MGVLLFAVAAYILRIEDWRSYTPLSGGGGGAYREGAEVTHDEKPGGLARWLTTVDHKDIGLMYGLYGLVAFAWGGIAILLMRTELLTPESAIIGANFYNSLLTSHGITMLFLFGTPIIAAFGNYFIPLLIGADDMAFPRVNAIAFWLLPPGALLIWFGFFAAPLGVGIDPSQTSWTMYTPLSVEQTNPGVDLMLLGLHLTGVSATMGAINFIATIFTERGEEVGWESLDIFSWTMLTQSGLILFSFPLLGSALVMLLLDRNFGTTFFAAEGGGPLLWQHLFWFFGHPEVYILVLPPMGLVSLILPRFSGRKLFGFKFVVYSTLAIGVLSFGVWAHHMFATGIDPRIRGSFMAVSLAIAVPSAVKVFNWITTMWNGKLRLTAPMLFSVGFVQNFIIGGVTGVFLASIPVDLVLHDTYYVVGHFHFIVMGAIAVAGFAGIYYWFPLYTGRMYQRTLAKWHFWLTMVGSNVTFFALLLLGYGGMPRRYATYAFGNPEIVQTFTNLHQIATLGAFIMGFGQLIFVWNIVTSWLEGRRVESGDPWDLEDDGLKTKEWAWFERKRETAITDGGEDEAVTDGGEDDEPTGPESADD is encoded by the coding sequence ATGGGCGTGCTGTTGTTCGCAGTCGCCGCCTACATCCTGCGAATCGAGGACTGGCGGTCTTACACGCCGCTTTCGGGAGGAGGCGGCGGTGCGTACCGCGAGGGCGCGGAGGTGACACACGACGAGAAACCCGGCGGCTTGGCGCGCTGGCTGACCACCGTGGACCACAAGGACATCGGGCTGATGTACGGTCTCTACGGCCTCGTCGCGTTCGCGTGGGGTGGCATCGCCATCCTGTTGATGCGGACCGAACTGTTGACGCCCGAGTCCGCCATCATCGGCGCGAACTTCTACAACTCGCTGCTGACCTCCCACGGTATCACGATGCTGTTCCTGTTCGGGACGCCCATCATCGCGGCGTTCGGCAACTACTTCATTCCCTTACTCATCGGCGCGGACGACATGGCGTTCCCGCGGGTCAACGCCATCGCGTTCTGGCTGTTGCCGCCCGGCGCGCTCCTCATCTGGTTCGGCTTCTTCGCCGCGCCGCTGGGCGTCGGTATCGACCCCTCACAGACCTCGTGGACGATGTACACGCCGCTGTCGGTCGAGCAGACCAACCCCGGCGTGGACCTGATGCTGTTGGGTCTCCACCTCACGGGGGTCTCGGCGACGATGGGCGCGATAAACTTCATCGCGACCATCTTCACCGAGCGCGGCGAGGAGGTCGGCTGGGAGAGCCTCGACATCTTCTCGTGGACGATGCTCACCCAGTCGGGACTCATCCTGTTCTCGTTCCCGCTGTTGGGGAGCGCGCTCGTCATGCTCCTGTTGGACCGCAACTTCGGGACCACCTTCTTCGCGGCCGAAGGCGGCGGACCCCTACTGTGGCAACACCTGTTTTGGTTCTTCGGCCACCCCGAGGTCTACATCCTCGTTCTGCCGCCGATGGGGCTGGTGAGCCTCATCTTGCCCAGATTCTCCGGGCGCAAACTCTTCGGGTTCAAGTTCGTCGTCTACTCGACGCTGGCAATCGGCGTCCTCTCCTTTGGCGTGTGGGCACACCACATGTTCGCCACCGGAATCGACCCCCGGATTCGCGGGAGTTTCATGGCCGTCTCGCTCGCTATCGCGGTTCCGTCGGCGGTCAAAGTGTTCAACTGGATCACGACGATGTGGAACGGGAAGTTGCGTCTCACGGCACCGATGCTGTTCTCCGTCGGGTTCGTCCAGAACTTCATCATCGGCGGCGTGACCGGAGTGTTTCTCGCGTCGATTCCGGTGGACCTCGTGCTGCACGACACCTACTACGTCGTCGGGCACTTCCACTTCATCGTCATGGGTGCCATCGCGGTCGCCGGATTCGCGGGCATCTACTACTGGTTCCCGCTCTACACCGGTCGGATGTACCAGCGCACCCTCGCCAAGTGGCACTTCTGGCTGACGATGGTCGGGAGCAACGTCACGTTCTTCGCGCTCCTGTTGCTCGGCTACGGCGGAATGCCCCGGCGCTACGCGACCTACGCGTTCGGCAACCCCGAAATCGTCCAAACGTTCACGAATCTCCACCAGATAGCCACGCTCGGCGCGTTCATTATGGGCTTCGGCCAACTCATCTTCGTCTGGAACATCGTGACCTCGTGGCTGGAGGGCCGCCGCGTCGAGAGCGGCGACCCGTGGGACCTCGAAGACGACGGCCTGAAGACCAAAGAGTGGGCGTGGTTCGAGCGCAAGCGCGAGACCGCCATCACCGACGGCGGTGAGGACGAAGCAGTCACGGACGGCGGTGAGGACGACGAGCCGACCGGTCCCGAGTCGGCCGACGACTGA
- a CDS encoding PKD domain-containing protein: MNVDKTTILSITLAVLMVSSVLPASIVGLVGTARADHDDGPVYTVRQPGTSVCYEVSPYAHDHPKMVPEVELREVQEYPDADVYGDFENPDWDGFESIESQMDYRYRNDRDYDRESVDNWGQTDYYAPYLNNQFRHEPWEYGTYGKYNWSHDGHSHLWFYENANGEVSLVIRHDKLDENTRISSHNPYNGEHGPGDGFFEPAPGGGTADWTFDDLPSGEWAYIDDMYPREDMDDYYTDGDVRYGHREARYESQPLREFTGGYFDIFWTWGASGTDGGAYRGFENLDRGESVTIDASFTGDIEEWMVRHNAGHDDMDGEMKDLRMGEPVVIERGASCVNLEESLSASSETVEAGASVTFTAGEGADEYRWDFDGDGEAEETTQTNEVAHTYENATTAQASVTMTADGRSVSASATVEVRADRPPNADFAVSSEGDGGTHVVGETVAFDGGASSDNVAIASYDWDIDGSGASDEAPTRAFSSTGEKTVSLTVTDRAGNAANVTKTIRVVAQDDPEASAEANPTEVEAGAPITLDATGSSDGNGTVASYRWSASGGTVADSSADRTEVTFDSAGEYRVDLTVTDNNGNSDTASVNVTATNASAPEITSADVPSEVSVAGTLGVSASATDESQPVSYAWTFSQDGDSVERTGPRANYSFDQQGSATVRLVVTDAAGQQNESEWSVEVTGKPSAALSATDETRVGKSVTFDASNSTDEGAIEAFRWDFDGDGQYEENTTAENATATHTYGSSDTYTASVTVVDDDGNSDNATTEIEVKPEKKAVSGGGGGGGGGGGGESLGPPPMLTETKRTGENAAAIDVRNGQDDETVAADLPANVAVEGSGVTFERLTVDPTGDDAHVVFRTAARSDAPEETTALTAGGDALAYLDFDAEYFDAEVEEATVEFGVERAALGALASGDDVSVYQYDDETSDWREIDATVVGSSTDSVRLKATTDSLGALAVGATEPLSVTDAELAAGTVATGDDVTANVTVRNAGTAARSATVNLTVDGNSLASERVEVGAGETATLTLTGTAPSPGEYEATVGDATAGSLTVKETLPAETAVTDVTLNSSAIAAGERVEVTATVENTGGQAGEEAVALTMFDEELANESVRVPAGETEEVTFVQRVDAAGNYTVDVNGRTAELAVSQAEGDGGGNPAPGIPGFGVGAAVAALIGAALVARYRA, from the coding sequence ATGAACGTCGACAAAACCACGATTCTGAGTATCACGCTGGCGGTACTGATGGTCTCGTCGGTGCTTCCCGCGAGCATCGTCGGACTGGTGGGAACGGCGCGAGCGGACCACGACGACGGACCGGTCTACACGGTGCGACAGCCCGGCACGTCGGTCTGTTACGAAGTGAGTCCGTACGCTCACGACCACCCGAAGATGGTCCCCGAAGTCGAGCTACGGGAGGTCCAAGAGTATCCCGACGCCGACGTGTACGGGGACTTCGAGAACCCCGACTGGGACGGGTTCGAGTCCATCGAGTCGCAGATGGACTATCGGTACCGCAACGACAGGGACTACGACCGGGAGAGCGTAGACAACTGGGGACAGACGGACTACTACGCGCCCTACCTCAACAACCAGTTCCGACACGAGCCGTGGGAGTACGGGACCTACGGGAAGTACAACTGGTCCCACGACGGCCACAGCCACCTCTGGTTCTACGAGAACGCGAACGGCGAGGTGAGCCTCGTCATCCGTCACGACAAACTGGACGAGAACACCCGAATCTCCTCGCACAACCCGTACAACGGTGAACACGGCCCCGGAGACGGGTTCTTCGAGCCCGCACCCGGCGGCGGCACGGCCGACTGGACCTTCGACGACCTGCCCAGCGGCGAGTGGGCGTACATCGACGACATGTACCCCCGCGAGGACATGGACGACTACTACACCGACGGTGACGTTCGGTACGGCCACCGCGAAGCGCGGTACGAGTCCCAGCCCCTGCGTGAGTTCACCGGCGGGTACTTCGACATCTTCTGGACGTGGGGCGCGAGCGGGACCGACGGCGGCGCGTACCGCGGGTTCGAGAACTTGGACCGAGGAGAGAGCGTCACCATCGACGCCTCGTTCACCGGCGACATCGAGGAGTGGATGGTTCGCCACAACGCCGGTCACGACGACATGGACGGCGAGATGAAGGACCTTCGGATGGGCGAACCGGTCGTCATCGAGCGCGGCGCGTCCTGCGTGAACCTCGAAGAGAGTCTCTCGGCGAGTTCCGAGACCGTCGAGGCCGGAGCGAGCGTGACGTTCACCGCGGGCGAGGGCGCGGACGAGTACCGCTGGGACTTCGACGGCGACGGCGAGGCCGAGGAGACCACCCAGACCAACGAGGTCGCCCACACCTACGAGAACGCCACCACGGCGCAGGCGTCCGTGACGATGACCGCAGACGGGCGGTCGGTGTCGGCGTCCGCGACGGTCGAGGTCCGCGCGGACCGACCGCCGAACGCCGACTTCGCGGTGTCGAGCGAGGGCGACGGCGGGACCCACGTCGTCGGCGAGACCGTCGCCTTCGACGGGGGCGCGAGTAGCGACAACGTGGCGATAGCGAGCTACGACTGGGACATCGACGGGTCGGGGGCGAGCGACGAGGCCCCGACGCGGGCGTTCTCCTCGACCGGCGAGAAGACGGTCTCGCTGACCGTCACCGACCGCGCGGGCAACGCCGCGAACGTGACGAAGACGATACGGGTCGTCGCGCAGGACGACCCCGAGGCGAGCGCCGAGGCGAACCCAACCGAGGTCGAGGCGGGCGCGCCGATAACCCTCGACGCGACGGGGAGTAGCGACGGGAACGGAACCGTCGCGTCCTACCGCTGGAGCGCGTCTGGCGGGACGGTGGCGGACTCCTCGGCCGACCGGACCGAAGTCACGTTCGACTCGGCTGGCGAGTACCGCGTGGACCTGACCGTCACCGACAACAACGGCAACAGCGACACGGCCAGCGTGAACGTCACCGCGACGAACGCGAGCGCCCCCGAGATTACGAGCGCAGACGTGCCAAGCGAGGTGTCCGTGGCCGGGACGCTCGGCGTCTCGGCGAGCGCGACCGACGAGAGCCAACCGGTCTCCTACGCGTGGACGTTCAGTCAGGACGGCGATAGCGTCGAACGGACCGGCCCGCGGGCGAACTACTCGTTCGACCAGCAGGGGAGCGCGACGGTCCGACTCGTCGTGACCGACGCCGCGGGCCAGCAGAACGAAAGCGAGTGGTCGGTCGAAGTGACCGGCAAACCGAGCGCCGCGCTCTCGGCGACCGACGAGACCCGCGTCGGGAAGAGCGTCACCTTCGACGCGAGCAATTCGACCGACGAGGGTGCCATTGAGGCGTTCCGCTGGGACTTCGACGGCGACGGACAGTACGAGGAGAACACGACCGCCGAGAACGCCACCGCGACCCACACCTACGGCAGTTCCGACACCTACACCGCGTCGGTGACGGTCGTGGACGACGACGGTAACAGCGACAACGCGACGACCGAAATCGAGGTCAAGCCCGAGAAGAAGGCCGTCTCCGGCGGTGGCGGCGGTGGCGGTGGAGGCGGCGGAGGCGAAAGCCTCGGTCCGCCGCCGATGCTGACCGAGACGAAGCGGACCGGCGAGAACGCCGCGGCTATCGACGTGCGGAACGGGCAGGACGACGAGACGGTGGCGGCCGACCTGCCCGCGAACGTGGCGGTCGAAGGGTCCGGCGTCACCTTCGAGCGACTGACGGTGGACCCGACCGGCGACGACGCGCACGTCGTCTTCCGGACCGCGGCGAGGAGCGACGCGCCCGAGGAGACCACGGCGCTGACCGCGGGCGGCGACGCGCTGGCGTATCTGGACTTCGACGCGGAGTACTTCGACGCCGAGGTCGAGGAGGCCACCGTCGAGTTCGGCGTCGAGCGGGCCGCGCTCGGCGCGCTGGCGTCGGGCGACGACGTATCGGTCTACCAGTACGACGACGAGACGAGCGACTGGCGGGAGATAGACGCGACGGTCGTCGGGTCGAGTACCGATTCGGTGCGACTGAAGGCGACGACCGACTCGCTGGGCGCGCTCGCGGTCGGCGCGACCGAACCGCTGTCGGTGACCGACGCCGAACTCGCGGCCGGGACCGTGGCGACCGGCGACGACGTGACCGCGAACGTGACCGTCCGGAACGCGGGGACCGCGGCCCGGAGCGCGACCGTGAACCTCACCGTTGACGGGAACTCGCTCGCCTCGGAGCGCGTCGAGGTCGGGGCGGGCGAGACGGCGACGCTGACCCTGACCGGGACCGCGCCCTCGCCCGGCGAGTACGAGGCGACGGTCGGCGACGCGACGGCAGGGAGTCTGACAGTCAAAGAGACGCTCCCGGCCGAGACCGCGGTGACCGACGTGACGCTGAACTCCTCGGCCATCGCGGCGGGCGAGCGAGTCGAGGTCACTGCAACGGTCGAGAACACCGGCGGGCAGGCTGGCGAGGAGGCCGTGGCGCTGACGATGTTCGACGAGGAGCTAGCCAACGAGTCCGTGCGCGTGCCCGCGGGCGAGACGGAGGAAGTCACCTTCGTCCAGCGCGTGGACGCCGCGGGTAACTACACCGTGGACGTGAACGGGCGGACGGCCGAACTGGCGGTCTCGCAGGCCGAGGGCGACGGCGGCGGGAACCCCGCGCCCGGCATCCCCGGCTTCGGCGTCGGGGCGGCCGTCGCCGCGCTGATAGGAGCCGCGCTGGTGGCGCGCTACCGGGCCTGA
- a CDS encoding CopG family ribbon-helix-helix protein, giving the protein MTVVSISMPDELLDRIDEFADEHGYTGRSEVFREAGRNLLGEFEDKKLEDRDLMGVVTVLFNYENSTVEQRMMELRHEYDGLVASNVHNHVGDHYCMELFILEGQLEDISTFVGKIRAAQDTLTVDYSVIPVDEVGPFAGGE; this is encoded by the coding sequence ATGACAGTCGTCAGTATCTCGATGCCGGACGAACTGCTCGACCGAATCGACGAGTTCGCCGACGAACACGGCTACACCGGCCGGAGCGAGGTCTTCCGGGAGGCCGGGCGCAATCTGCTGGGCGAGTTCGAGGACAAGAAACTCGAAGACCGCGACCTGATGGGCGTCGTCACCGTGCTGTTCAACTACGAGAACTCCACGGTCGAACAGCGCATGATGGAACTGCGCCACGAGTACGACGGACTGGTCGCCTCGAACGTTCACAACCACGTCGGCGACCACTACTGCATGGAACTGTTCATCCTCGAAGGCCAACTCGAAGACATCTCGACGTTCGTCGGCAAGATTCGGGCGGCCCAAGACACCCTCACGGTCGATTACTCCGTGATTCCGGTAGACGAGGTCGGGCCGTTCGCTGGCGGGGAGTAG
- a CDS encoding DEAD/DEAH box helicase, with amino-acid sequence MTDADDETDEEVPDETDDADGAADETVAVEDFHDAVEQFGRPVVTAEEVARALDSSQAATDDALAGLAEGEGVERLDVSNDPVVWYPTDWGKLADRERVVVFPKRRELVVDQPTQFTRAQLSQFAHLVDTTRDGGYMYEIRQEDVWAAPFDDFEDLLGTVRDVLPERSPHLEEWIESQWKRARQFVLTTDDEDGYVVLEAASEDLMGNVARQKLDSGQLRAPLSDTESWVAEESVAEVKRILYEAGYPVRDERDLETGEQLDVDLRLRLRDYQQGWVNQFVEQKSGVLVGPPGSGKTVAGMGAIEAVGGETLILVPGRELASQWHEELLTHTTLAPEQIGEYHGGQKDVRPVTIATYQTAGMDRHRQLFDQREWGLIMYDECQHIPSRVYKRSANLQSKHRLGLTATPVREDDKEEEIFTLIGPPIGTDWDALFEAGYVQEPEVQIRYVPWDDETYRHEYGSAESHEKRQIAASNPAKLDEIRHLRAEHPNAKTLIFVEYLDQGDQLAEELNVPFISGEMRHARRERLLQQFKSGERDTLVVSRVGDEGIDLPDAELAIVASGLGGSRRQGAQRAGRTMRPTGNSRMYVLATRGTTEEDFARRRMQHLSAKGVRVTEQGAEAVEDRRP; translated from the coding sequence GTGACCGACGCAGACGACGAGACCGACGAGGAGGTCCCGGACGAGACGGACGACGCGGACGGGGCGGCCGACGAGACCGTGGCGGTCGAGGACTTCCACGACGCGGTCGAGCAGTTCGGCCGCCCGGTCGTCACCGCCGAGGAGGTCGCCCGCGCGCTGGACTCCTCGCAGGCGGCGACCGACGACGCGCTGGCGGGTCTCGCGGAGGGCGAGGGCGTCGAACGCCTCGACGTGTCCAACGACCCCGTGGTCTGGTACCCGACCGACTGGGGGAAGTTGGCCGACCGCGAGCGCGTGGTCGTGTTCCCGAAGCGCCGCGAGTTGGTCGTGGACCAACCGACCCAGTTCACCCGCGCGCAACTCTCGCAGTTCGCTCACCTCGTGGACACCACCCGCGACGGCGGCTACATGTACGAGATTCGCCAAGAGGACGTGTGGGCCGCGCCCTTCGACGACTTCGAGGACCTGCTGGGCACCGTCCGGGACGTGCTTCCCGAGCGGTCTCCTCACCTCGAAGAGTGGATAGAGAGCCAGTGGAAGCGCGCCCGCCAGTTCGTCCTGACGACCGACGATGAGGACGGCTACGTCGTCCTCGAAGCCGCGAGCGAGGACCTGATGGGCAACGTCGCGCGCCAAAAACTCGACTCGGGACAACTCCGCGCGCCGCTCTCGGACACCGAGAGCTGGGTCGCCGAGGAGTCCGTCGCCGAAGTCAAGCGCATCCTCTACGAAGCGGGGTATCCGGTCCGCGACGAGCGGGACCTCGAAACCGGCGAGCAACTGGACGTGGACCTGCGGCTTCGCCTCCGGGACTACCAGCAGGGGTGGGTCAACCAGTTCGTGGAACAGAAGTCGGGCGTCCTCGTCGGCCCGCCGGGGAGCGGCAAGACCGTGGCCGGGATGGGTGCCATCGAAGCGGTCGGCGGCGAGACCCTAATTTTGGTCCCCGGCCGGGAACTCGCCAGCCAGTGGCACGAGGAACTGTTGACCCACACCACGCTCGCGCCCGAGCAAATCGGCGAGTACCACGGCGGCCAGAAGGACGTGCGCCCCGTCACCATCGCGACCTACCAGACCGCCGGGATGGACCGCCATCGACAGCTGTTCGACCAGCGGGAGTGGGGGCTGATTATGTATGACGAGTGTCAGCATATCCCGAGCCGGGTTTATAAAAGGTCCGCGAATCTCCAGAGCAAACATCGCTTGGGATTGACAGCCACACCGGTCCGCGAGGACGACAAGGAAGAGGAGATATTCACCCTCATCGGCCCGCCCATCGGCACCGACTGGGACGCGCTGTTCGAGGCCGGATACGTCCAAGAACCCGAGGTCCAGATTCGCTACGTGCCGTGGGACGACGAGACGTACCGTCACGAGTACGGGAGCGCGGAGAGCCACGAGAAGCGCCAAATCGCGGCGAGCAACCCCGCGAAACTGGACGAGATTCGCCACCTGCGCGCTGAACATCCCAACGCGAAGACCCTGATTTTCGTGGAGTACCTCGACCAAGGCGACCAACTGGCCGAGGAGTTGAACGTCCCGTTCATTTCCGGGGAGATGCGCCACGCGCGCCGCGAGCGCCTCCTCCAGCAGTTCAAGTCGGGCGAGCGCGATACCTTGGTCGTCTCGCGGGTCGGCGACGAGGGCATCGACTTGCCCGACGCCGAGTTGGCCATCGTCGCGTCCGGCCTCGGCGGGTCCCGGCGACAGGGCGCACAGCGGGCCGGGCGGACGATGCGCCCGACCGGCAACTCCCGGATGTACGTCCTCGCCACGCGCGGGACGACCGAGGAGGACTTCGCGCGCCGCCGGATGCAACACCTCTCGGCGAAGGGGGTCCGCGTGACCGAGCAGGGCGCGGAAGCGGTCGAGGACCGGCGGCCGTAA
- a CDS encoding right-handed parallel beta-helix repeat-containing protein, whose protein sequence is MTSRDVRRVGLLVATLVVAVSGAAFAGATGPGATPFDTAASSSTDAARQTVDSCTTIDEPGTYVLTTNIENGGKTAISKACIEITADDVTFDGDGHEIDGRGVSHTKGIAVVGAQGVTVRNVAVDDWHSGLLVTNGSTATIESVESFSNTYGVRVENAEEATVENSTVTDNLVGVSAAGGTVKLSGNDISDNDIRIQRAN, encoded by the coding sequence GTGACCTCCCGAGACGTTCGTCGGGTCGGCCTCCTCGTGGCCACGCTCGTCGTCGCCGTGAGCGGCGCGGCGTTCGCGGGCGCGACCGGACCCGGCGCGACTCCGTTCGACACAGCGGCATCGAGTTCGACCGACGCGGCCCGTCAGACCGTCGATTCCTGCACGACCATCGACGAACCGGGCACCTACGTCCTCACGACGAACATCGAGAACGGCGGCAAGACCGCCATCTCGAAGGCCTGCATCGAGATTACCGCCGACGACGTGACCTTCGACGGCGACGGCCACGAAATCGACGGCCGAGGAGTGAGCCACACCAAGGGCATCGCCGTCGTGGGCGCGCAGGGTGTGACCGTCCGGAACGTCGCGGTGGACGACTGGCACTCGGGCCTCCTCGTGACGAACGGTTCGACGGCGACGATAGAGAGCGTCGAAAGCTTCTCGAACACCTACGGCGTCCGCGTCGAGAACGCCGAGGAGGCCACCGTCGAGAACAGCACCGTCACGGACAACCTCGTCGGTGTCTCGGCCGCGGGCGGGACGGTGAAACTCTCGGGCAACGACATCTCGGACAACGACATCAGGATTCAGCGCGCGAACTGA
- a CDS encoding glutathione S-transferase family protein has protein sequence MNMLVDGEWRTDAYESTDEEGNFDRQETSFREWVEADPDAEFPAEAGRYHLYVSLACPWAHRTLVTRKLKGLEDAISVSVVDPYRENDGWEFSPEKEGCTEDHINGFDYLRETYVAADPDFTGRVTVPVLWDKERETIVNNESEEIMRMLDTAFDEVAERDVTLYPEGYRDEVDETIEDIYDPINNGVYRAGFAGTQEAYDEAVTELFDALDRYDDLLADQRYLVGDRLTEADVAMFTTLIRFDAVYHTHFKCNVRQIADYENLWPYLRDLYQTDGVAETVNLDHIKEHYYRSHTDLNPKQIVPKGPDVDFETPHDRDELPGGLAEEASVSTD, from the coding sequence ATGAACATGCTCGTGGACGGCGAGTGGCGGACCGACGCCTACGAATCCACCGACGAGGAGGGCAACTTCGACCGACAGGAGACGAGCTTTCGCGAGTGGGTCGAGGCCGACCCCGACGCCGAGTTCCCGGCCGAGGCCGGGCGCTACCACCTCTACGTCTCGCTGGCGTGCCCGTGGGCGCACCGGACGCTCGTCACGCGCAAACTCAAGGGCCTCGAAGACGCTATCTCGGTGTCGGTCGTGGACCCCTACCGCGAGAACGACGGCTGGGAGTTCAGCCCCGAGAAGGAGGGATGCACCGAGGACCACATCAACGGTTTCGACTACCTCCGGGAGACCTACGTCGCCGCCGACCCCGACTTTACGGGCCGGGTCACGGTTCCCGTCCTGTGGGACAAAGAGCGCGAGACCATCGTGAACAACGAATCCGAGGAGATAATGCGGATGCTCGATACGGCCTTCGACGAGGTGGCCGAGCGCGACGTGACCCTCTACCCCGAGGGCTACCGCGACGAGGTGGACGAGACCATCGAGGACATCTACGACCCCATCAACAACGGCGTCTATCGCGCCGGGTTCGCCGGGACCCAAGAAGCTTACGACGAGGCCGTCACCGAACTGTTCGACGCGCTGGACCGCTACGACGACCTGCTGGCCGACCAACGGTACCTCGTCGGCGACCGACTCACCGAGGCCGACGTGGCGATGTTCACGACGCTGATTCGGTTCGACGCGGTGTACCACACTCACTTCAAGTGCAACGTTCGGCAAATCGCGGACTACGAGAACCTGTGGCCATACCTCCGTGACCTCTATCAGACCGACGGCGTCGCCGAGACGGTGAATCTCGACCACATCAAGGAACACTACTACCGGAGCCACACCGACCTCAACCCCAAGCAAATCGTGCCGAAGGGTCCCGACGTGGACTTCGAGACACCCCACGACCGCGACGAACTGCCGGGCGGACTGGCCGAGGAGGCCAGCGTCTCGACCGACTGA
- a CDS encoding tRNA-binding protein, translated as MTEDLFETTFRVGEVVDAEEFPETNKPEMAKLRIDLGDEEVQSVAQTGYNYDPADLVGRQVLCATNLGSVRIAGEKSEVLTVGVPDDDGNPVLVGPDEEVPLGGQLY; from the coding sequence ATGACCGAAGACCTGTTCGAGACGACGTTTCGCGTCGGCGAAGTCGTGGACGCCGAGGAGTTCCCCGAGACGAACAAACCCGAGATGGCGAAACTCCGAATCGACCTCGGCGACGAAGAAGTACAGTCTGTCGCCCAGACGGGGTACAACTACGACCCCGCGGACCTCGTGGGGCGGCAGGTCCTCTGTGCGACCAACCTCGGGTCGGTGCGCATCGCGGGCGAGAAGTCGGAAGTCCTCACGGTCGGCGTGCCCGACGACGACGGGAATCCGGTCCTCGTCGGTCCCGACGAGGAGGTTCCCCTCGGCGGCCAGTTGTACTGA
- a CDS encoding right-handed parallel beta-helix repeat-containing protein has protein sequence MSRALAVAVALLLASTPVAPSVAAVQTDLPDTARPAPTPIDACTTIDEPGRYALTADLRNVSAGQCLRIRASDVALLGRGHLVDGRGDFGTAGVSVGTWARRLSNVTVRNLTVADWDDAVRLTAADGGELADVTATRSRVGVRLYGASGNRLLDVRATDNAVHGVSLLDDSDGNRAHNVTAAGNALFGVHFGADSSGNAVRNVTARGNEYGVVAVGVDDNRVVGGSAVGNRIAGVWLSAADGNRVADLRLRNRFYGAFLADGAANNSLVGNRAEETPVGFRLRNSDENLLRNNTASGNRDGFLLIESDRNAVVGNRIVDNRRGVSLLASDDNRVEGNLLRGNGRAFVVARGSENNSVPE, from the coding sequence GTGTCTCGCGCGCTCGCGGTCGCCGTCGCGCTCTTGCTCGCTTCGACTCCGGTCGCGCCGAGCGTCGCCGCTGTACAGACCGACCTTCCCGATACTGCCCGACCCGCCCCGACGCCCATCGACGCCTGCACGACCATCGACGAACCGGGCCGATACGCGCTCACCGCCGACCTGCGGAACGTCTCTGCCGGGCAGTGTCTCCGGATTCGGGCGAGCGACGTGGCGCTCCTCGGCCGCGGCCACCTCGTGGACGGCCGAGGAGATTTCGGTACGGCCGGAGTCTCGGTCGGGACGTGGGCGCGCCGTCTCTCGAACGTCACGGTCCGCAATCTCACCGTCGCCGACTGGGACGACGCCGTGCGCCTGACCGCGGCCGACGGGGGCGAGTTGGCTGACGTGACCGCCACCCGGAGCCGCGTCGGGGTGCGACTCTACGGCGCGAGCGGGAACCGACTCCTTGACGTGCGCGCGACCGACAACGCGGTCCACGGCGTCTCGTTACTGGACGACAGCGACGGGAACCGCGCGCACAACGTGACCGCCGCCGGAAACGCGCTGTTCGGGGTCCACTTCGGGGCGGACTCCTCGGGCAACGCCGTCCGGAACGTGACCGCCCGAGGGAACGAGTACGGCGTCGTCGCAGTCGGCGTGGACGACAACCGCGTCGTCGGCGGGAGCGCGGTCGGAAACCGCATCGCGGGCGTCTGGCTCTCGGCGGCCGACGGCAACCGCGTCGCGGACCTCCGCCTCCGCAACCGCTTCTACGGCGCGTTTCTCGCCGACGGCGCGGCGAACAACTCGCTAGTGGGCAACCGCGCCGAGGAGACCCCGGTCGGGTTCCGCCTCCGGAACAGCGACGAGAATCTGCTCCGGAACAACACCGCCAGCGGCAACCGCGACGGGTTTCTGCTCATCGAGAGCGACCGGAACGCCGTCGTCGGCAACCGCATCGTGGACAACCGCCGCGGCGTCTCGCTGTTGGCCTCCGACGACAACCGAGTCGAGGGGAATCTCCTCCGCGGGAACGGCCGGGCGTTCGTCGTCGCCCGCGGGAGCGAGAACAACAGCGTTCCGGAGTGA